One genomic region from Bacteroidota bacterium encodes:
- a CDS encoding WG repeat-containing protein, with the protein MNHSNLFTGLFIGLIFSGIMYSQSPERFYQNGKCGYRDKSGTIVVTPQYEAGSDFYDGLVLVLQGGKRGYLNEKGEVAIPFIYDDASAFYDGLARVTQNSKHGFINKDGKTAIAMEYDLADDFINGLARVKKDGKYGYIDKAGKPIIPLQYSDARNFSEGVAAVKQGSKWGFINPKGDVLLAFKYDEAYLFQNNMVEVRMDGKEFYIDKAGKFVKEIERKESEEEDNRKNGIK; encoded by the coding sequence ATGAACCATTCAAACCTATTCACAGGACTTTTTATCGGATTAATATTTAGCGGGATCATGTATTCCCAATCTCCGGAACGATTTTACCAAAATGGCAAATGTGGCTATCGCGACAAAAGTGGTACAATTGTAGTAACACCTCAATACGAGGCAGGGAGTGATTTTTATGATGGGTTAGTGCTGGTATTGCAGGGAGGAAAGCGTGGTTACCTGAATGAGAAAGGCGAGGTAGCAATACCATTTATATATGATGATGCTTCCGCTTTTTATGATGGACTGGCCAGAGTAACGCAAAACAGCAAGCACGGATTCATTAACAAAGATGGGAAAACAGCTATTGCAATGGAATACGATCTGGCGGATGACTTCATCAATGGCCTGGCTCGTGTAAAAAAAGATGGCAAATACGGATATATTGATAAAGCAGGAAAACCAATTATCCCGCTTCAATACTCCGATGCAAGAAATTTCTCTGAAGGAGTTGCCGCAGTTAAACAGGGAAGCAAATGGGGATTTATCAATCCAAAGGGAGATGTACTCTTAGCTTTTAAGTATGATGAAGCTTACCTCTTTCAGAATAACATGGTTGAAGTAAGAATGGATGGAAAAGAATTTTACATTGACAAAGCAGGAAAGTTTGTGAAAGAAATTGAGCGAAAAGAAAGTGAAGAGGAAGATAACAGGAAAAACGGAATAAAATAA
- a CDS encoding SBBP repeat-containing protein — translation MIYLKNYTSLLIIVGLLIACNMSAHGQMKDSDSELKARQWVKNQMQLGFEENKGQMVDMDGKPTPYVLFKAETPNIIIWVTNKGLTYQFLKMEEAERDSEENHEEKESGGEKIKGEWQHVDMVLKNASIKKENIITQDDITQGNINYFLTHCPDGIFNVKTYSKITIKEVYPGIDWVLYTSLTKQGETGRGLKHDFIVHPHADPKQIKLVYEGSGKLKVNRDQIEFENDLGKVTEGELLCYQESRSNTISSHYTIKKNYSLLYSGAGNAPSKGHSALSPSGRAGEGLFSYEIAIKTGKYDPNDSLVIDPQLVWATFYGGSGVDGFQSVATDNVGNVLVTGYSTSANYPVQSSIGAYYQGIIGGGNSYGDVVIVKFNNTGVRLWATYYGGTGDDMGHSITADAGGNVFVTGRTGSGNFPVFNPFGGAYFQGTGGSMFILKFDNTGNRLWATYYGSGVANSITTDSNGNIFVTGNTSSANFPVCNTCAGYFQGYGGNGDVFILKFNNNGVRLWATFYGGSTNAIALSGNGFSGETGFAITTDNNGNVFVSGTTLSDDFPVCSNCPGYFQGTLADTFRNGDVFILKFDNSGNRLWATYYGGYTGDYGYSIATDASGNVFVSGTTGSNDFPLCTTCPGYFSNTPAFGHDTPFILKFDNSGNRLWATYYGKAFTTLLTFDNLAVDSCGTVYMSFSAPYTNANGPAVPITTKQSCDVNGYYDSTYNGDPNITGSNYGADIFITQFSNTGDLLWATYFGGDGLDYRSPIAVDNAGSLFVGGEWTAYTINSILSNPNVATYPLTNPGGGAYYNGTFNGGQDDSFIAKFKNIPLTLTTSSVNAGCSCSGSATVTPNGGCSATYSYLWNTGQTGQTITGVCAGNYLVTVSSSGCIDKTTSVTVSAGSGLSVTATQSNAACNGGTNATATVTVSGGVLPYTYLWSPSAGGQNTPTATGLSSGVFTVTITDAAGCMYKQTVIITQPQPLSLFFSTTWSCPANAGTATVNVGGGTLPYTYLWSNGQTVQTPTGLNAGVTYSVTITDVNGCTINGSVPIVYTPLALIPSSTNISCSTFGSAAVTIASGKPGYNYTWTNGQLVGSTIGLTAGNYTVTVTDDRGCTATQNFTITGTAPLSADFTQSPGGTVCKGTTVNFTHTGSGSPTNYAWTVSTIPYSGYAAPPGGWYGNICSQCGRLFSNACGNRYRQLSMFRCLWYCNCKWYGRCQPLYLYVEYRRHHPE, via the coding sequence ATGATTTACTTAAAGAACTATACATCATTACTAATTATAGTCGGGCTTCTTATTGCCTGCAACATGTCTGCGCATGGCCAAATGAAAGATTCAGACTCTGAACTTAAAGCCAGGCAATGGGTAAAAAATCAGATGCAATTGGGCTTCGAAGAAAACAAAGGGCAAATGGTCGATATGGATGGTAAGCCCACTCCTTATGTTTTATTTAAGGCCGAAACACCTAACATAATTATTTGGGTTACAAATAAGGGACTTACCTACCAATTTTTAAAAATGGAAGAGGCGGAACGCGATTCAGAAGAAAATCATGAAGAAAAGGAATCTGGTGGTGAAAAAATAAAAGGCGAATGGCAACACGTAGATATGGTTTTGAAAAATGCGTCAATTAAAAAAGAGAATATTATTACACAGGATGATATTACTCAAGGCAACATCAATTATTTTCTGACACATTGCCCCGATGGAATTTTTAATGTAAAAACATATTCCAAAATAACCATTAAAGAAGTTTACCCCGGTATTGATTGGGTACTCTATACTTCGCTAACCAAGCAAGGGGAAACCGGAAGGGGCCTGAAGCACGATTTTATAGTACACCCTCATGCCGATCCCAAACAAATAAAATTAGTTTACGAAGGCAGCGGAAAACTAAAAGTTAACAGGGACCAAATAGAGTTTGAAAACGATTTGGGTAAAGTTACCGAAGGAGAGTTGTTGTGTTATCAAGAAAGTAGATCAAATACCATCTCATCTCATTATACAATTAAAAAAAACTACTCACTACTATATTCTGGAGCAGGTAATGCTCCATCTAAAGGACACTCTGCTCTCTCCCCTTCGGGGAGAGCCGGAGAGGGGCTTTTCTCTTACGAAATAGCTATTAAAACCGGCAAATATGATCCGAACGATTCCCTTGTTATAGACCCACAACTAGTGTGGGCTACATTCTACGGAGGGTCAGGAGTAGATGGATTTCAGTCGGTCGCAACAGATAATGTGGGAAATGTATTAGTAACCGGCTACAGCACTTCAGCCAATTATCCTGTTCAAAGCAGTATTGGTGCATATTACCAGGGTATCATTGGAGGTGGAAATAGCTATGGAGATGTAGTAATTGTTAAATTCAACAATACAGGAGTTCGGCTATGGGCTACTTATTATGGTGGAACGGGTGATGATATGGGGCACTCCATAACTGCAGACGCTGGAGGCAACGTGTTTGTAACTGGACGTACCGGGTCAGGTAATTTTCCTGTTTTCAATCCCTTTGGTGGAGCATATTTTCAAGGAACTGGTGGCAGTATGTTTATCCTGAAATTTGATAATACAGGGAATCGCCTTTGGGCTACTTATTATGGATCCGGTGTTGCCAATTCAATCACAACAGACTCCAATGGTAACATATTTGTTACCGGCAATACTTCCTCTGCCAACTTCCCCGTATGTAATACGTGTGCGGGTTATTTTCAGGGTTATGGAGGTAATGGAGATGTCTTTATACTAAAATTCAACAATAACGGGGTACGCTTATGGGCTACTTTTTATGGGGGTAGCACTAATGCAATTGCCCTATCCGGTAACGGTTTTTCGGGTGAAACCGGCTTTGCTATAACAACAGATAACAATGGAAATGTTTTTGTAAGCGGCACAACGCTTTCCGATGATTTCCCTGTATGTAGTAATTGCCCCGGATATTTTCAGGGAACGTTGGCTGATACTTTTAGAAATGGAGATGTCTTCATTCTGAAATTTGATAATTCCGGTAATCGCTTATGGGCTACTTATTATGGAGGCTATACAGGCGACTATGGTTATTCAATCGCAACAGACGCCAGTGGCAATGTATTTGTATCCGGAACAACCGGTTCAAACGACTTCCCTTTATGCACTACTTGTCCGGGATATTTTAGCAACACCCCAGCTTTTGGTCATGATACACCCTTCATTCTTAAATTTGACAATTCAGGTAATCGCCTTTGGGCTACTTATTATGGCAAAGCTTTCACTACGCTTCTTACATTCGATAATTTAGCTGTGGACTCCTGCGGAACAGTTTATATGAGTTTTTCAGCACCTTACACTAATGCAAATGGTCCCGCTGTCCCCATTACAACCAAGCAATCTTGTGATGTAAATGGCTACTATGACTCCACTTATAATGGAGATCCGAACATTACGGGTTCGAATTATGGTGCTGATATTTTTATTACACAATTTTCAAATACCGGAGACTTGCTATGGGCAACCTATTTTGGAGGAGATGGACTTGATTACCGATCTCCTATTGCGGTTGATAATGCCGGGAGTCTTTTTGTTGGAGGGGAATGGACTGCATATACAATTAACAGTATCTTATCTAATCCAAATGTTGCCACTTATCCTTTAACCAATCCAGGAGGCGGAGCTTATTATAATGGAACATTTAATGGTGGGCAAGATGATAGCTTTATAGCTAAGTTTAAAAACATACCGCTTACACTTACTACAAGCTCTGTTAATGCGGGATGCAGCTGTAGTGGCAGTGCTACTGTTACGCCAAACGGAGGTTGTTCCGCTACATACTCATACCTCTGGAACACTGGGCAAACAGGGCAAACAATTACTGGTGTATGTGCCGGTAACTATTTAGTTACAGTAAGCAGCTCCGGCTGTATTGATAAAACAACAAGTGTAACGGTGTCTGCCGGAAGCGGTTTATCTGTAACTGCCACTCAATCCAATGCAGCTTGTAATGGTGGTACGAATGCGACAGCTACAGTAACTGTATCCGGAGGAGTTCTGCCTTACACTTATTTGTGGAGTCCCTCAGCAGGCGGGCAAAACACACCAACAGCAACAGGTCTTTCGTCCGGTGTATTTACTGTTACCATTACTGATGCCGCAGGCTGCATGTATAAACAAACTGTAATTATTACTCAACCCCAACCATTAAGTTTATTTTTTTCAACAACCTGGTCATGCCCGGCTAATGCAGGAACAGCAACAGTAAATGTGGGTGGTGGCACATTGCCTTATACTTATTTATGGAGCAATGGGCAAACCGTTCAAACGCCAACAGGATTAAATGCAGGTGTTACATACAGTGTAACAATTACTGATGTTAATGGTTGTACAATAAACGGAAGTGTTCCGATAGTTTATACTCCACTTGCTCTCATTCCATCCAGTACAAACATTAGTTGTTCAACATTCGGTTCTGCTGCGGTAACAATCGCAAGCGGAAAACCAGGGTATAATTATACCTGGACAAACGGACAATTGGTAGGATCAACAATTGGGCTTACAGCCGGAAATTATACTGTAACAGTTACAGATGACAGAGGATGTACTGCAACCCAAAACTTCACTATAACCGGCACAGCTCCACTTTCAGCAGATTTTACACAATCGCCCGGTGGAACAGTTTGTAAAGGCACAACAGTAAATTTTACACATACCGGTAGTGGTAGTCCTACAAATTACGCATGGACAGTTTCAACGATACCCTATAGTGGTTACGCCGCACCACCGGGAGGGTGGTACGGTAACATCTGTAGTCAATGTGGTCGATTGTTCAGCAATGCCTGTGGTAACCGCTACCGGCAGCTCAGTATGTTCCGGTGTCTGTGGTACTGTAACTGCAAGTGGTACGGGAGGTGTCAGCCCTTATACTTATACGTGGAGTACCGGCGCCACCACCCAGAATAG
- a CDS encoding PKD domain-containing protein yields the protein MKMNFKRKNNCNSGSRQITFLSTGTGISPGGMTIAKLCRKGCGDAGKPAIAFTTNTTIYAGNILSFTNQSTVSSCDAAATSWQWAFTGGTPSSSTLQNPTGIVYNTAGTYRVKLVVTPCEKDSLIKNSYITVNVCGSITATINSAMICRGTVYAKGTAACADCGCKEWVMVTPQAGQNPTAISALMDIETNFVRVLIL from the coding sequence ATGAAAATGAATTTTAAAAGAAAAAATAATTGTAATTCCGGAAGCAGGCAGATCACCTTCTTGTCTACAGGTACAGGCATATCGCCTGGTGGCATGACCATTGCCAAGCTTTGCAGAAAGGGGTGCGGAGATGCAGGCAAACCCGCAATAGCATTTACTACCAATACAACTATTTATGCAGGAAATATCCTCAGCTTTACCAACCAAAGCACAGTTAGTTCGTGTGACGCAGCTGCCACCAGCTGGCAATGGGCTTTCACAGGCGGCACTCCATCTTCATCTACTTTACAAAATCCGACAGGCATTGTTTATAATACAGCCGGAACCTATAGAGTTAAGTTAGTTGTTACACCCTGTGAAAAAGATTCTTTAATTAAGAATAGTTACATTACTGTTAATGTCTGCGGAAGTATCACCGCCACAATAAATTCGGCAATGATATGCAGAGGTACGGTATATGCCAAAGGCACTGCGGCATGTGCCGATTGTGGTTGTAAAGAGTGGGTGATGGTAACTCCACAGGCAGGACAAAACCCTACTGCTATATCTGCTCTGATGGATATAGAAACCAACTTTGTACGGGTACTTATACTGTAA
- a CDS encoding PQQ-dependent sugar dehydrogenase, with translation MYNIIRKNITYALFIICLAGVAQKPKLYPVQIASGFTRPTDIKHCSDSRLFVVNQSGTISIMSKTGVVNPTLFLDITSKVNSVGNEQGLLGLAFSPNYKTDGYFFVNYTGGTSAGYTVIARYSVDPADSNKALPGSELILLQFTQPYTNHNGGNMMFGKDGYLYISQGDGGSGGDPNNYAQNKNVFLGKMLRIDPFTGIKYSIPADNPLVGQTSVKEEIWSLGLRNPWRCSFDRITADMWIADVGQNIYEEIDFQPGSSPGGENYGWRCYEATSNYNTGGCGPLSNYTSPVFNYPHNSGNGCSVTGGYVYRGTQYNNMFGRYFFTDFCSGRIWSIRRTGTSTFVTDTIGSFTKNDYSAFGEDDAGELYLTGNSSGKIWHLIDTSSCKPVAFFSITDTLVSCGATLKLQALTGNNLTYQWQLNGSDVNGATLSSYTASVTGDYSVIVTKGICSTTSKTAHVKLNDCSGINKLIENFSLAVYPNPNNGTITIEFDQAKQNIQLQVEFRLYSMTGQLVCSKKLAESKNFLDLAANGVMNGIYYFVIRSPETILRQDKLVVFR, from the coding sequence ATGTATAACATTATCCGAAAAAATATTACGTACGCCTTATTCATAATTTGCCTGGCCGGGGTTGCTCAAAAACCAAAACTTTACCCGGTTCAGATCGCTTCAGGTTTTACAAGACCGACCGATATAAAACATTGCAGCGATTCAAGACTATTTGTTGTCAATCAATCAGGCACAATAAGCATTATGAGTAAAACAGGGGTTGTGAACCCTACCCTATTTCTTGATATAACAAGTAAAGTGAACTCCGTCGGAAATGAACAGGGTTTACTGGGACTCGCTTTCAGTCCGAATTATAAAACCGACGGATATTTTTTTGTGAATTATACAGGTGGCACCAGTGCCGGATACACTGTCATTGCCCGTTATTCCGTTGATCCTGCTGACTCAAATAAGGCACTGCCGGGCAGTGAACTGATATTGTTGCAATTTACTCAGCCATATACCAATCACAACGGCGGCAATATGATGTTTGGCAAAGACGGATATTTATACATTTCGCAGGGTGATGGTGGAAGTGGAGGAGACCCCAATAATTACGCGCAGAATAAAAATGTATTCCTTGGGAAGATGCTGCGCATTGATCCGTTCACGGGCATAAAATACTCGATCCCGGCAGACAATCCATTAGTGGGACAAACAAGTGTTAAGGAAGAGATATGGTCACTGGGACTGCGCAACCCCTGGCGCTGCAGTTTTGACAGGATCACAGCAGATATGTGGATCGCGGATGTAGGGCAGAATATTTATGAAGAAATAGATTTTCAGCCCGGCTCATCACCAGGCGGTGAAAATTACGGATGGAGGTGTTATGAAGCTACAAGTAACTACAACACCGGCGGTTGCGGACCGTTGTCAAACTATACCTCTCCGGTCTTCAACTATCCTCATAATTCGGGCAATGGCTGTTCGGTAACAGGCGGGTATGTATACCGCGGAACACAATACAACAATATGTTTGGCAGGTATTTCTTTACCGACTTTTGCAGCGGACGCATCTGGTCTATACGACGTACAGGAACAAGCACATTTGTAACCGATACCATCGGAAGCTTTACAAAGAATGATTACAGCGCGTTTGGCGAAGATGATGCCGGAGAGTTATATCTTACCGGGAATTCGAGCGGAAAGATCTGGCACCTGATTGATACTTCTTCCTGTAAGCCGGTGGCATTTTTCTCAATCACCGATACACTTGTTTCCTGCGGAGCAACATTAAAGCTGCAGGCATTAACCGGGAACAATTTAACTTATCAATGGCAGCTCAATGGATCCGATGTAAATGGCGCAACATTATCATCTTATACCGCCTCCGTAACCGGAGATTACTCTGTCATTGTCACCAAAGGAATTTGTTCAACTACGTCAAAAACGGCTCATGTTAAACTCAACGACTGTTCAGGTATTAATAAGCTGATCGAAAATTTTTCTTTAGCGGTTTATCCCAACCCAAATAATGGAACTATCACAATTGAATTCGATCAAGCAAAACAAAACATTCAGTTACAGGTGGAGTTCAGATTATATTCGATGACGGGACAGCTTGTATGCAGTAAAAAGTTAGCGGAATCCAAAAACTTCCTTGATTTAGCAGCGAACGGCGTTATGAACGGGATATATTATTTCGTTATCCGTTCACCTGAAACGATACTTCGGCAGGACAAACTGGTTGTGTTCAGGTAA
- a CDS encoding M1 family metallopeptidase, with protein MKKITLLLAISILSLTGRSQLKTRNYLIDPALAPREHNVDFKHLRLELAFDPAKGVVRGNATLRFSPLQQKIDSIILDAINITVKEIKLNGKPVKYNNDNSFITIFPVPALTWGTTDSLIIAYEASPRKGLNFIGWNDPNNLSRKQIWSQGQGTDNRNWIPFYDEMNDKLTTELIVKFDKEYKVLSNGKFLGAKDNKDGTLTWHYLMSHPHAPYLVMLGIGKYDIKETRSASGVPMHLYYYPEWENRVETTYKYSERMVDFFEKEIGVKYPWESYSQIPVQDYMYGAMENTTATVFGDFFFVDERGYLDRYYIGVNAHELAHQWFGDFVTARSEAHHWLQESFATYYNQLFEREIFGDDQFDWARRNAQNSALEESSKNNFPVAHSEGGTVRHYPKGAFVLNMLKYVVGGKDAYNKVVKYYLEKHKYGNVDSQDLLNAFHETLGLSLDWFWEEWVYKGGEPKYNVTLQEMGNTVQFMVIQTQELDNINGLPVMGPNLQVASNDPFVSLSKSDSRPSGLYKMPVWFEVYYSDGTMDKKQVVIDKQSELVSISNPDQKKIDYVLFDPNNNILKSVAFNKPFEMLKAQALKAHYMLDRYDAVAAMRNIAIEKKRELLTAVYNKETFHAIKSEIIAQLVNDKEPKSVALIIKAISDKDVQVRKTALKEIVDPSPEMTTELEKLLTDSSYEIVASALDKLCYYNPAKTSAYLEATKDVEGTVGRNVTIKWLEIAYTSTGKIQHADKLVTYTGNSYEFRTRVNAMNALKKCNYFDIKMVDNLTDAILSHNSRLSRPAHEALGYFYEQNKYKKIISDHLASKPLSNWQRKKLEGYMSATSD; from the coding sequence ATGAAGAAAATTACTCTTTTGCTGGCCATCAGCATACTCAGCCTGACAGGTCGTTCACAGCTCAAAACCCGCAACTACCTGATCGATCCCGCGCTGGCTCCAAGGGAACATAATGTTGACTTCAAACATCTTCGGCTTGAACTGGCATTCGATCCCGCAAAAGGAGTGGTGAGGGGAAACGCAACCCTTCGTTTTAGTCCCTTGCAACAGAAAATTGATTCAATTATACTGGATGCCATCAACATAACTGTTAAAGAGATCAAACTGAATGGCAAACCGGTAAAATATAACAATGATAACTCTTTTATTACGATCTTTCCTGTTCCCGCATTGACATGGGGAACCACCGACAGCCTGATTATTGCCTATGAAGCAAGTCCCCGGAAAGGCTTGAACTTTATCGGATGGAATGATCCCAATAATTTAAGCCGGAAGCAGATCTGGAGCCAGGGGCAGGGAACCGACAACCGCAATTGGATTCCCTTTTACGATGAGATGAATGATAAATTGACGACTGAATTGATCGTAAAATTTGACAAAGAATACAAAGTCCTTTCTAATGGAAAATTTTTAGGTGCAAAAGATAATAAAGACGGAACACTCACCTGGCATTACTTAATGTCACATCCGCATGCGCCCTATTTGGTCATGCTGGGTATCGGGAAATATGATATTAAAGAAACCCGGTCCGCCTCAGGTGTACCCATGCATTTGTATTATTATCCCGAATGGGAAAACAGGGTGGAAACCACTTATAAATACAGTGAACGCATGGTTGACTTCTTTGAAAAAGAGATTGGCGTGAAATACCCCTGGGAAAGCTATTCCCAGATTCCTGTTCAGGATTATATGTATGGTGCCATGGAAAATACTACTGCCACTGTATTCGGCGACTTCTTTTTTGTTGATGAGCGCGGCTATCTCGACAGGTATTATATCGGCGTGAATGCGCATGAACTGGCCCATCAATGGTTCGGTGACTTTGTTACAGCGCGTAGTGAGGCTCATCATTGGCTGCAGGAAAGCTTTGCCACCTATTACAACCAGCTTTTTGAACGGGAAATTTTTGGTGATGATCAGTTTGACTGGGCAAGAAGAAATGCCCAGAACTCCGCGCTCGAAGAATCTTCAAAGAATAATTTCCCGGTTGCGCACAGTGAAGGAGGTACCGTACGGCATTATCCCAAAGGGGCTTTTGTATTGAACATGTTAAAATATGTTGTGGGAGGTAAAGATGCTTATAACAAAGTCGTTAAATACTATCTCGAAAAACACAAATACGGCAATGTTGATTCACAGGATCTGCTCAACGCGTTTCATGAAACGCTGGGACTTTCATTGGATTGGTTCTGGGAAGAATGGGTCTATAAAGGCGGTGAACCAAAATATAATGTGACTTTACAGGAAATGGGTAACACCGTTCAATTTATGGTGATACAAACACAGGAACTTGATAATATTAATGGCTTACCGGTTATGGGTCCTAACCTGCAGGTTGCTTCGAATGATCCTTTTGTTTCGTTGTCCAAAAGCGACAGCAGGCCATCGGGCTTATATAAAATGCCGGTATGGTTTGAAGTATATTATAGTGACGGAACAATGGATAAAAAGCAAGTGGTGATCGACAAACAAAGTGAATTGGTTTCCATTTCAAACCCTGATCAAAAAAAAATTGATTATGTATTATTTGACCCGAACAATAATATTCTGAAATCAGTTGCTTTCAATAAACCATTTGAAATGCTGAAAGCCCAGGCATTGAAAGCCCACTATATGCTCGACAGGTATGACGCAGTGGCGGCAATGAGAAATATCGCGATCGAAAAGAAAAGAGAACTGCTGACAGCAGTATATAACAAAGAAACATTTCATGCGATCAAAAGTGAAATTATTGCCCAACTTGTAAATGACAAAGAACCAAAAAGTGTGGCGCTAATTATAAAAGCGATCTCTGATAAAGATGTGCAGGTAAGAAAAACCGCGTTAAAAGAGATCGTTGATCCTTCTCCTGAAATGACAACAGAACTTGAAAAACTTCTTACAGACTCATCATACGAAATAGTTGCTTCTGCCCTGGACAAATTATGTTATTACAACCCTGCTAAAACCTCAGCATACCTTGAGGCAACCAAAGACGTTGAAGGAACCGTCGGGAGAAATGTTACTATAAAATGGCTGGAAATAGCATACACTTCTACAGGAAAAATACAGCATGCAGATAAGCTGGTTACATATACCGGTAATTCCTATGAATTCCGCACAAGGGTAAATGCTATGAATGCATTAAAAAAGTGCAACTACTTTGATATAAAAATGGTCGACAACTTAACTGATGCTATACTAAGCCATAACAGCCGATTGAGCCGCCCAGCCCATGAAGCACTGGGTTATTTTTATGAACAGAACAAATACAAAAAAATTATCAGCGATCATCTCGCTTCCAAGCCGTTGAGCAATTGGCAAAGAAAAAAACTGGAAGGGTATATGTCTGCGACTTCGGATTAA
- a CDS encoding glycosyltransferase family 39 protein produces MFKMTGKTYTATVITLLLVAELIINPIGEFPLNDDWAYSSSIAAFVNAGVWKTSDWQAIPFIPQFIAGISLSKLFGFSFTILRFISIAGLIAIIIVFDKILKSFNVNDIIRFVILLCFAFNPLTLSLSNTFLPDVFTVLLTLAAFLFMLNFLQQFKISHLVWFIFFSILATLNRQTGIVLPLAFGFIYIIAGENRINKFLIGLLPLILNLIFLFLYEYIATALKILPGNYHLQTGHILHSITHPDIKILKAFSYYFITSTIALGLFILPLTIFHYKHHFHQILRSLWAKLFLTGYIALIALKVILSGNIFPFVGNMFYPTGTGPIILTGFITSELQPGSVTSKLFWITLNFMGALSFYTALVSIINNLSVQKIVASKNIIYLFFLIFMLYLTPICLSYANDRYLLFLLPFLLLMYTLSVDFSFNKRWLFIALVPLICFSVMSTHDYLSINKARWNAANYLTNELRISPGNIDGGFEFNGWYLFSTKNYFADHTGRWWWINDDSYIITPKLINGYKIEREFIFSSWISFDFNKIYVLKRIPIKATNNNPLILQNFRPSISVLKLRIFWRIWHYKQYKHEENYSFAGHQHTQPDRSFTAQNPQLPDRSRAGSKGT; encoded by the coding sequence ATGTTTAAGATGACAGGAAAAACATATACTGCAACGGTAATTACTCTGCTATTAGTGGCGGAATTGATCATAAACCCGATTGGTGAATTTCCCTTAAATGATGACTGGGCTTACTCAAGTTCCATTGCCGCATTCGTAAATGCCGGGGTCTGGAAAACTTCCGATTGGCAGGCAATTCCTTTTATACCTCAGTTCATTGCCGGAATAAGTCTATCCAAACTATTTGGGTTTTCATTCACAATTTTAAGATTCATATCAATTGCGGGGCTGATCGCTATAATTATTGTGTTTGACAAAATTTTAAAGTCATTCAATGTAAATGACATTATACGATTTGTGATTTTATTATGTTTCGCATTTAATCCATTAACGTTGTCACTTAGCAATACATTTTTACCTGATGTATTTACTGTTCTTTTAACTCTCGCAGCCTTTTTATTCATGCTGAATTTTTTACAACAATTTAAAATCAGCCACCTGGTTTGGTTCATTTTCTTTTCGATTCTGGCAACCCTAAACCGGCAGACCGGCATAGTACTACCCCTGGCCTTTGGCTTTATATATATAATTGCCGGAGAAAACAGAATAAATAAATTTCTCATCGGCCTTCTCCCGCTAATTTTAAATCTGATATTTCTTTTCCTCTATGAATATATTGCTACCGCTTTAAAAATATTACCGGGCAATTATCACCTGCAGACGGGTCATATACTCCATTCTATAACCCATCCTGATATAAAAATCCTTAAAGCTTTTTCCTATTACTTTATCACATCCACTATCGCACTGGGTCTGTTTATTTTACCATTAACCATCTTCCATTATAAACACCATTTTCATCAAATACTCCGGTCGCTTTGGGCGAAATTATTTCTGACAGGCTATATTGCATTAATAGCCTTAAAAGTCATCCTTTCGGGAAACATCTTTCCCTTTGTCGGAAATATGTTTTATCCAACCGGGACAGGTCCGATAATTCTTACCGGATTTATTACAAGCGAACTCCAGCCGGGATCCGTAACATCGAAGCTTTTTTGGATAACATTAAATTTTATGGGAGCATTGAGTTTTTATACTGCATTAGTTTCAATTATAAATAATCTTTCTGTACAAAAAATCGTCGCATCAAAGAATATCATTTATCTGTTCTTCCTGATATTTATGCTTTACCTCACTCCGATTTGTTTAAGTTATGCAAATGACCGGTATTTACTATTCCTCTTACCTTTTCTACTGTTGATGTATACCTTATCTGTTGATTTTTCATTTAACAAAAGATGGCTCTTTATTGCCCTTGTTCCTTTGATCTGCTTTTCGGTTATGAGTACACATGATTATCTGAGCATCAATAAAGCCAGGTGGAACGCGGCAAATTATCTAACCAACGAGCTCCGTATTTCTCCCGGCAATATAGATGGGGGGTTCGAATTCAATGGCTGGTATTTATTCAGTACAAAAAATTATTTTGCAGATCATACAGGTCGTTGGTGGTGGATCAATGACGACAGTTATATTATCACTCCAAAACTAATAAACGGCTATAAAATAGAACGTGAATTTATTTTCTCATCATGGATATCATTTGATTTTAATAAAATATATGTTTTAAAACGCATACCGATAAAAGCGACAAATAACAATCCACTTATCCTTCAAAACTTCCGACCATCCATTTCCGTATTGAAACTTCGGATTTTTTGGCGAATTTGGCACTATAAACAATATAAACATGAAGAAAATTACTCTTTTGCTGGCCATCAGCATACTCAGCCTGACAGGTCGTTCACAGCTCAAAACCCGCAACTACCTGATCGATCCCGCGCTGGCTCCAAGGGAACATAA